The sequence below is a genomic window from Pseudomonadota bacterium.
ATGTTCAGGTGGAACTCCAGATCGGACGTCTTGCCGACCCGGCCTTGGTTGACCGCCGTATCAAAGTCTCTGTGGGACTTTCTGATCGCCCGCAACTGGCTCGCACTGCGCCTGGTCGCCGCCAGGGCGGCCGCCTCGCCTTCCAGCGCGACGCGGAACTCGAAACAGCGCAGCGACTGGGCAACGTTGGCACACGGCGCGTAGCGCAGAATCTCGTTGGCCGGTCGCCGTCGAACGTAGCTTCCCGAACCCTGACGGGAATCGACGATACCGTCGGCCCTGAGCCGTGCCAGCGCCTCGCGCACAACCGGGCGCGAGACCTCGAACATGCGGCAAAAGTCATGCTCTGAAGGCAGC
It includes:
- a CDS encoding FCD domain-containing protein, whose amino-acid sequence is LPSEHDFCRMFEVSRPVVREALARLRADGIVDSRQGSGSYVRRRPANEILRYAPCANVAQSLRCFEFRVALEGEAAALAATRRSASQLRAIRKSHRDFDTAVNQGRVGKTSDLEFHLNIARASGNDLFAETMEGLFDDIGQGMELARSLDAKKQQERVVIVRQEHDAIMSAIEDGDADRARVAMRAHVGNAQRRVVGHMALPENLPEDAD